In one Clostridia bacterium genomic region, the following are encoded:
- a CDS encoding helix-turn-helix transcriptional regulator yields the protein MDMSKDLVAASATPLVLAILAEGDSYGYAIIKRVAELSGGHLQWTDGMLYPVLHRLERQGHVASKWSASESGRRRKYYRITKEGRAHLAAQRQQWKVVDSTLRSIWMEACTA from the coding sequence ATGGACATGAGTAAGGACCTGGTTGCTGCTTCCGCCACGCCGCTCGTGCTCGCCATCCTTGCTGAAGGCGACAGCTACGGCTACGCCATCATCAAGCGAGTGGCCGAGTTGTCAGGCGGTCACCTACAGTGGACCGACGGCATGCTGTATCCCGTGCTGCATCGTCTTGAGCGCCAAGGTCATGTCGCGTCGAAGTGGTCCGCGTCGGAGAGCGGCCGCAGGCGTAAGTACTACCGGATCACTAAAGAAGGCCGGGCCCATCTCGCAGCCCAGCGGCAGCAGTGGAAGGTTGTGGACAGTACTTTGCGGAGTATCTGGATGGAGGCGTGCACGGCATGA